ACCTTTTGCAACTAGACGTGCTTTATACCTGTCGATTGAACCATCTGCCTTTTTCTTGATTCTGTAAACCCATTAACAATCAATGACATTTTTACCTCTTTTCTCAGGCACAAGGTGCCAAGTTTTGTTTCTCATGAGTGCCGAATACTCTTCATCCATTGCATTTTTCCACTTTGGATCCCCAAGTGCATCCTCTAGTCTTGTCGGTTCCCCTGTAACACACAACATGCCATATCGTATAGTGCCATCAGTTCTGTTTTTCGGTTTGCTTATACCTTTTTGTAGTCGAGTTGTGACACGTGAAGTAGGTTGTGGTTGAGCCATGCGACGTGTGGGCTTCTGCACAGGAGATGGTGAAGACAAATCTGCTACAGAAGATCCCGGCAGCATCCTGGAGGCACTTTCCATAGCAGATCCTGGATCAGCCTCAGCGGCGCGCTGTGTGGCCGAAGATGTGGCAGCGTCCGACTCGGTAGCCACAGAAGATCCCGCGTCGAACTATTGGTGCATGCGGAGCGGAGATCCCGAGCCGGGCGACGCGGTTTCTCCAGCTGTCGCTTTCGCTGGCCCGCGCGTGGGGCGCGAGGCGGACCCGGCACATGGCGACGTGGCGATGCCTGAATGGCGCGGACGGAATCTCTCCAGTGCGCGATCCTGAGCTGATCCGCGCACCCGATCCGAGGAGAGCTGACGCACAGGAGTTCCAGGTGACTCCGGATCCTCCTCGTGCTCAGCGCCAGCTTCGTCTTCTTCTATCTCATGAAATATAGGCTCATTTTCATCAAAATTTGGATCATTTTCTGCACCGATTTCTGCTGCGTCTTCTGCAAAGCCCTGCACAGGATAAGATGCAACACCAGTACTGGTAGGATCATTAGTTGGATTAGTGCAATTGTCGCCCCCTTGATCTAAGTTTTGGAGATTGGGTGGAAGGAGAAGAATTTCTTTTCTAAGGAGTGCTCCGGCATTCGGATGAAGAGACTCAAAAGGGTATACGGATTCATCAAAAACAACATCTCGAGAGATATATACCCTACCGGTAGAAACATCTAGGCATTTGACTCCTTTATGAATGGGACTATACCCAAGGAAAACACACTTCCTTGAACGAAACGCAAGTTTGCGTGTATTATATGGACGGAGGTTGGGCCAGCAAGCACAACCGAATACACGTAGTGATTTATAATCAGGAGTAATGCCAAAGAGACGTGTGAGTGGGATCTCATATTTGATGACCTTGCTAGGAAGTAAGTTTATGAGATATGTGGCGGTCAAGAAGGCTTCATCCCAGAACTTTAATGGCATCGATGCATTTGCTAGTAGAGCTAGCCCTACTTCAACAACATGACGGTGTTTCCTTTCAGCGGAACCATTCTGTTGGTGTGCATGGGGGCATGAAACATGGTGTGAGATGCCAAGTTCCTGAAAAAATAGGTTGAGCTTTTTGTACTCACCTCCCCAGTCAGTCTGCATAGCAATGATCTTTGTGTTTAGTTTTCGTTCAACAAGATTTTGAAAGTTCTTGAAAACTTGAAACACTTCAGATCGTTTCTTAAGGAGATAGATCCAAGTAAATTTGCTATAGTCATCAATGAAGCTTACATAATATGAGTGTCTACCAACAGAAGTAAGAGCTGGCCCCCAAACATCTGAAAATACAAGTTGTAAGGGTGCAGAGGAAATGCTGGTAGAAATAGGATATGGTAGCTGATGACTTTTAGCTTGCTGACAAGGATCACAAACAGACTCAATGCTAGACTCAAGACAATGGGGAAGTTTATTTTTACTAAGAACAAGCTTAACAATAACTGATGAAGGATGGCCTAATCTACTGTGCCACTTTGCTGAAGAAGGCTTGATAGTAACAAAGGCTTGTTTATTCGATGACGTTGACGAAGATATGATTGGATAGAGACCTCCCACCCACTTGCCCCTAAGAAGTACCCTCCTCGTGTCCAAGTCCTTAACCAAGAAAAAGAAAGGGTAGAACTCAATGAGAACACGATTATCAAGGgtaaatctatgaacagaaagtAAGCTTTTTGATGTTTCAGGCACATGTAGAATTCTGTTTAGATGAAAAAATTTGTTGGGGGTTTTAACAATTGAACTACCAACATGAGTAATGTCCATACCAGAACCACTTGCGGTGTGCACTTGGTCACCTCCACGATACTTGTCTCGAATCGTCAGCTTGTCGAGCTCCCCCGTGATGTGGTTTGTAGCCCCGGTATCCGCATACCAATTTGTGTCGACACCATAGGAGTCGATGACCATGTTGGCCCCCTTCTCCTCCTGTTCATCTTCATCATACCTGTGCCAGCAATCACGAGCACCTCCTGGATGGTGCTTGTAACATATCTGGCATTCCGGGTAGTCTCGGGTTTGTTGCTGACGCTGCTGTTGTGGACgaccacggccgccgccgccgctgttgcCGCCAGATGGAGTTGGGGAAGAGAGCCTTCCTCGGCCGCGTCCCATGTTGTTGCTGCGTCCGCGTCCTCTGCCAGAGCCGCGCCCGCGCCCTCTGTACACCATATTTGCAGAGGTTTTGAAGCCGGCGTCAGGGCCATCGCCAAGCATCTCCATGCGCTGGTCGAAGGCTGCGATCTGGGCGAACAGTTCATCAACAGAGATCGACGACTTTACTGCTCCGATGGCAGCCACGACAGGATCGTAGTCTCTGTCGAGGCCGGCGAGGACGTAGTCCACCATCTCAGGATCCGAAACTGGCCTTCCTGCTGCGGCCAGTTCATCTCCCAGGTTCTTCATCCGGGCGATGTAGGTTGAGCTGGACATGGATCCCTTCTTCGTATTGGTGATGGCAATCCGCAAATTTGTGATGCGGGATTGAGACTGCGAGGCAAATATTGTGGTGATAGCAGTCCAGAGATCAAAGGTAGTTTCTTTACTCACAACTTGGGCGAGGATCTCCATTGACAGAGAGTTCAGGAGATGGCTAAGAACTTGCTGATCTCTTGATATCCACTGCGCATACAGAGGATTTGGAGCCATGGCAACAGTTTTGTCCGCCTGCTGCTGTTGTACCGTCTTCGGTGGCGCGGCGTCTGTTCCATCTAGGAGGCCGGTGACCTGCGCTCCTCGCAGGCCCGGCATGACCTGTGCCTTCCACAGGATGTAGTTGGTCTTGGTGAGCTTCTCGGTTGGTGGAGCTCCAAGGTTGAGGGCGGCGGTGATTGAGGTGGACGACATGGCGATGGTGATTGAGGAAGAAGCTTCTGGCTAGATCTATGGGAAGaggttggctctgataccatgttagatgGGAAGCGTTCCTACTCCCTCGTAAGGGAGCCGCGTGTGTATATATTAATCGAGGCAGGAAAACGCCCCTACCGTGGCTTACAAGATTGTACCGATCACTTTGGGATTCGGTAGTTACATAGGAGTTTGAAAGAGCTACGGGAGAGGAAGAGATAGAGTTAGTTTGAGATTACAAGAGATATATCTCTAAGTCTAACAGGGAATAACTGCCTACCGCCAAAGACCATGGCGGTAGGGTCATTTTTATACTAAACAGGCGTGATGGTGTTGTTAAGTCCTACCGCCAAAGACTCAGATGGCTTAACTTTTACGAAGCGGGGTTAGATCTGACTTAACTTTACGAAAAGGATCGAAACACAAAAATTGGCCTCATATGATGGCACCGACGACGGTGTTTTGCGGAACGCAGGTTCCCCTTGCGGGAAGAGTTCGCCGACAGCCTAAAGCAGCCACTAGTGCCGCTTGCGATTGTGGCCCGACAGGATGTCGCTCGTGAGAAGCGATCAGATTCCCATGAGGCCGGTGGAGTCGGATCCCCTATTGTCGCCAGGAGCAGAGGAAGCAACGCGAGCCTAGTCGGTGGAATCAACAGGGAAAGTAAATCTTGAAGCCCTGGATCTGGATGGATGAAGAGGTAATTACCTGTTATCCAAACTACAAAGGATGATGCAGGTCGTTTGCGCGTGCATTCCTAGTGGACTATACTAGAGGCACATTATTCCTCCATCGGAAGATGCAAAGATGATTTGTTGGTatttattttctgattttttttaccaGGTAGGGGCGAGGGGGGGGTACAGAACAGCAAGTCATGCGGTGTGAGTGTCCGGCTATATTCGATTGTCAAGGTCAGAAGACAATGGGTGGTTTATCACGGAGCATCGTGTGAACCACACCCATTCCATGTCACTAACAATGGGTGAGAAAGTACAATAGTCACCTCAACAGTACATTAGTGTTTACACGAAGGATCTGGTGAAGCCCCCGAGGCAGAATAATGTGAATTTGGACAAGGTGTACAACATCATCTGCAGTTTCTTCGGATCAATTGAGAGGGTTCCATTCAGTCGTTCACAAAGCGGACACGTCGAAACCTATGCCGACACATAAGTTGAGATCCGGCAGACAATGACGTTAGAAAGACAATGGAAGTATTTGCGGAGCTGGAGGCTAGTGGCCCGGAGTTCACTTAGCTGGTAAAAAATGTTATCCACCAGTTAGGCTTAATTAATTGTCTTCTAGACACacatttaaatatatatatataatagatAAGGTAGTTATACGCAAACTATATTTTTTGTTTACAATGTAAATGATCCAAAAAAAtcaattttctttgtttcttttcaTTTCCTAGATGAGAAGGCAAGGATGTACTTGAGCATTATGAGAAAATAAGTACTGTTCTCTCAGAAGTTAGAAGTTTCCATTTAATATCTTTGGTACTAAAATTCTTTAAAAAGAATGGTCATTCTGCTATCAGCACTACGATTATGTGTCAGTCATAGACTCTTAATTCCCTATAATTCTTTTATATGTTTGATTCCTTTTGTTCATATTTGTGCAACAAGAAATTAATTTCAAGATTGGTCCGGGTGAGGATTGAACAAGTGAATTTATGTGGCATCAGGCTGAGTCTGTTGATACCTTGCTCTCCTTTTCTTTTGCTTTACAGAATTATTCTCATCATTGGAGATGTATGTCAATCCTCTAGCTTTGCTCATTTTATCTTTTGATTTTATCTTACTTGGTAGAATATTGTGCCCTTGTTCATAGGTTGAAATGCATGTTGAGATCTCTAGTCATTGTTTTCTAGGTCGGAGACCTGTCCATGGTGATTCAAAGAGATCAACGATCCACctaaatatagagaagacaatGTTGGTAAGGTGGGTTATGAGCTATGCCTTACTTTCTGAATGTTGTTTGTGAAAAAATATTACCAATTCTCTCTGTCTCTCAATTATGATTGGTCGTCGCATCGGTTGATTCAGAGTTGTAGGTCGTATCATGGTCTCATATGGCAAGTCTAACAAAGAAACATAATAAGGTTGGTTAGTAGTTGCTACAACTGAAGCTATTATTCATGCAGCTGCATGGTTCCTATTGTTTGTGTATTAATGAAATAATAATGACAAGGTCCTTCAAATTGTATAGGGTTATTTATTCCAGATGTGCATGGGTATTAGACAAGGGTTTAGGTTTTGTGGCACACCTCCAACGTGGGGTGACCTTTTCATTATATAGAGAGGTACATATAATGTACAATACAATTACACGTGGGGCCCAGTATATACAgagtctaacaccctccctcaatcttaACCGTGCTCAGAAGAATTCACTAGGTTGAGATTGCGCCTACAGCCTTCAAACTAAGGAAGAGGCAGTGGCTTCGTGAAGATGTCAGCAAGTTGATCTTTGGAGGAGATAAACTTGATAAGAAGCAGTTTCTGGGCAACACGTTCCCTAACAAAATGATAATCAACTTTGATGTGTTTGGTGCAAGCATGAAAGACTGGATTTGAAGACAAATACGTTGCACCAATGTTATCAAACCAAAGTACCGGCGGCTGCTTCTGAGGAATCTTCAACTCCCTGAGCAAAGACTGTATCCAAATAAGCTCAGTTGTGGCATTTGCAACTGCTTTGTACTCAGCTTCAGTGCTACTGCGGGACACTGTTGCTTGTTTACGAGCACTCCAGGCAATCAAGTTAGAACCAAGGAACACTGCATATCCCCCCATTGATCGTCTGTCATCCGGACTCCCAGCCCAGTCTGCACCAGAGAATGCAGAGAGAACTCCAGAGGGGGCCGGTTGCAGATGCAAGCCATAAGAGGAAGTGAACCAGATATAGCGCAAGATGCGCTTAACCGCAGTCCAATGAGAGCCTCGAGGAGCATGAAGAAACTGGCAGACACGATTGACAGCATAGGAGATATCCAGACGGGTGATAGTCAAGTACTACAAGCCACCAACAATACTGTGATACTCAGTAGCCTCATCAGCAGAGAGAAGAGAACCATCGAGAGCAGACAGTCGGTCAGTAGAGGACATAGGTGTAGTAGTTGTCTTGCACTGAAGCATACCAGCCCGTCGAAGAATATCAAGAGAATACTTCTGCTGAGTAAGGGTCATGCCAGAGCCAGAGGACAAAACTTCCAGCCCAAGGAAATAGTGAAGCTGCCCAAGATCCTTAACAGCAAAATCAGCACTCAAAGCAGAAACCAAGCGAGCCGCAGCATAGTCCGAGGAGCCGACCaggatgatatcatcaacatagaccAGCAGGTACATAGTAACCGTAGGTCGCTGAAGAAGAAATAACGAGGTATCGGCCAGAAAGGGAACAAATCCATGAGCCTGAAGAGTGGTGCCAAGACGCGCATGCCAAGCACGCGGAGCCTGCTTCAGACCATAGAGCGCCTTAACAAGACGACAAAGATGCTGCGGACGAGTTGGATCAACAAAACGGGGAGGCTGCCGCATGTAAACCTCCTCCTCAAGGACACCATGAAGGAAAGCATTCTGAACATCAAGCTGATGAAGAGACCATCCACGAGTAATAGCCAGTGAGAGCAGAAGCCGGATAGTAGTGGGTTTGACCACCGGACTGAAGGTGTCCGCATAATCAAGGCCATGACGCTGTTTGAATCCTCTAGCAACCAGTCGAGCCTTGTATCTCTCGATAGAACCATCAGCATGTTTCTTTACCTTGAAAACCCACTTGGAATCAATGATGTTGACACCAGCCTTGGGAGGAACTAGACTCCACGTGTCATTCTTAAGAAGAGCATGGTATTCTTGTTCCATCGCAGTACGCCAGTGAGGGATTCTCAGGGCAGCCTGAAAATGCCGTGGCTCAGCAGTAGGGTCGGACTGGGCCTGCGCCATGCAAGTCGCAAGCCAGGCCACCGTGCCATCCGTGTGTTCCTTAGGACGAATTACCCCACTTTTGTTGCGTGTATGAGGACGCAACACAGGGGGCGGAGCAGGTGGCGAAGCCGATGGTGAGGATGACGACGGAGGCGTAGCATCCATCATGAGAGATGCTGATGCAGTCAAAGCCGACGGTGAGGATGCTGACGGTGGCGGTGACGGGGTAGAAGCAGCAGGAGACGCCGACCCACTGGAGGGCGACACCGGTCCAGGTGAGCGGGACAAGGGCCGCGCAGGCGACGTGGACGGCGAGGGGCTCCCAGGCGGGGAAGGCCCAGGCGTCGGTGCAGGGGACAGCCCAGGCGTTGGTGTCGGGGACGCCGGTGAAGAGGAGATGGCCCACTGTGCCGACGCGTCGGTCAGCAGCAGTGGCTGGGCCGGAGTACCGGT
This sequence is a window from Aegilops tauschii subsp. strangulata cultivar AL8/78 chromosome 7, Aet v6.0, whole genome shotgun sequence. Protein-coding genes within it:
- the LOC141027596 gene encoding uncharacterized protein, which codes for MSSTSITAALNLGAPPTEKLTKTNYILWKAQVMPGLRGAQVTGLLDGTDAAPPKTVQQQQADKTVAMAPNPLYAQWISRDQQVLSHLLNSLSMEILAQVVSKETTFDLWTAITTIFASQSQSRITNLRIAITNTKKGSMSSSTYIARMKNLGDELAAAGRPVSDPEMVDYVLAGLDRDYDPVVAAIGAVKSSISVDELFAQIAAFDQRMEMLGDGPDAGFKTSANMVYRGRGRGSGRGRGRSNNMGRGRGRLSSPTPSGGNSGGGGRGRPQQQRQQQTRDYPECQICYKHHPGGARDCWHRYDEDEQEEKGANMVIDSYGVDTNWYADTGATNHITGELDKLTIRDKYRGGDQVHTASGSGMDITHVGSSIVKTPNKFFHLNRILHVPETSKSLLSVHRFTLDNRVLIEFYPFFFLVKDLDTRRGFAEDAAEIGAENDPNFDENEPIFHEIEEDEAGAEHEEDPESPGTPVREPTRLEDALGDPKWKNAMDEEIKKKADGSIDRYKARLVAKGFKQRYGLDYEDTFSPVVKAATIRLVLAIAVSRGWSLRQLDVQNAFLHGVLEEEVYIRQPPGYDDKKVPHHVCKLDKALYGLKQAPRAWYSRLSSQLRRLGFVASKADTSLFIYNKANITIFVLVYVDDIIVASSSQSATNALLHDLSSEFALKDLGDLHFFLGIEVKKIQDGIVLNQEKYANELLVRMGMKDCKPSPTPLPSSEKISAFEGQPLKEEEITKYRSAVGALQYLTLTRPDISFAVNKVCQYLHAPTTVHWTAVKRIVRYIRYTVSLGLQVKRSNSTLVSAFSDADWAGCSDDRKSTGGFAVFFGSNLISWSARK